The Acidobacteriota bacterium genome contains a region encoding:
- a CDS encoding pilus assembly protein PilM: MFGFGSSRTIVGLDIGSSSIKAVELKKVKGEIQVAHLGMERLGSDIVVDSMIVDSGSVSSAISKLFSERKFGSKLVATAVSGHSVIVKKISMQTVPESEVPELLQTEAAQYIPFDMNDVNIDYQVLSENANEPQMDVLLAAVKKDKILNYTNVLSLSGKIPEVVDIDAFALQNCYEYNYEPSPTSTVALLNIGASVMNINIVKGSTPLFTRDVSVGGNQYTDSLQKELDLSFDDAEALKMGETIGKVSPDAKLPILKQVTEIIVLEIQKTFDFFRATAAGSHIEKIYLAGGSSAVPGLTEALRQEFSMPVEILNPFQRIQANGAGDFVGENAGQLAVAVGLALRSFESL, from the coding sequence ATGTTCGGATTTGGATCGTCGAGAACAATTGTTGGGTTGGATATCGGCTCCAGCAGCATTAAGGCCGTTGAGCTGAAGAAGGTCAAGGGCGAGATCCAGGTGGCTCACCTGGGTATGGAGCGGCTCGGCTCGGACATCGTGGTGGACTCCATGATCGTCGACTCAGGCAGCGTCTCGAGCGCTATCTCCAAGCTCTTCTCCGAGCGCAAGTTCGGGTCGAAGCTGGTCGCGACCGCGGTTAGCGGTCACTCGGTAATCGTAAAGAAGATCTCGATGCAGACCGTGCCCGAAAGCGAAGTGCCTGAGCTCCTGCAGACGGAAGCTGCGCAGTACATCCCGTTCGACATGAACGACGTGAACATCGACTACCAGGTGCTCTCGGAGAATGCCAATGAGCCGCAGATGGACGTACTGCTGGCGGCAGTGAAGAAAGACAAGATCCTTAACTACACGAACGTTCTTTCGCTCTCTGGGAAAATTCCCGAAGTGGTCGATATCGACGCCTTCGCTCTGCAGAACTGCTACGAGTACAACTACGAGCCCTCCCCCACTTCTACCGTTGCGTTGCTGAACATTGGCGCGAGTGTGATGAACATCAACATCGTCAAGGGCAGCACGCCGTTGTTTACGCGCGATGTCAGTGTTGGCGGCAATCAGTACACGGACTCGCTGCAGAAAGAGCTCGATCTCAGCTTTGACGATGCTGAAGCTCTGAAGATGGGAGAGACGATCGGGAAGGTGAGTCCCGATGCAAAGCTTCCCATATTGAAGCAGGTGACGGAAATCATCGTTCTCGAAATCCAGAAGACGTTTGATTTCTTCCGTGCTACAGCAGCGGGGTCGCACATTGAAAAGATTTATCTCGCGGGCGGTTCCTCAGCAGTTCCCGGTCTGACAGAGGCTTTGCGCCAGGAATTTTCGATGCCGGTGGAGATCCTGAATCCGTTCCAGCGCATTCAGGCGAATGGCGCTGGAGATTTTGTTGGGGAGAACGCGGGGCAGCTCGCAGTGGCCGTGGGACTCGCCCTTAGGAGTTTTGAGTCGCTATGA
- a CDS encoding DNA-binding protein → MNIRQASQYLGVSPDTLYKYVYEEKIPAFKLGNRWKFKKTILDQWMEEKSSVGEAKSTTKKRPRAARAAIGQ, encoded by the coding sequence ATGAATATTCGCCAGGCTTCGCAGTACCTGGGCGTTAGTCCCGACACGCTCTACAAATACGTTTACGAAGAGAAAATCCCGGCTTTCAAACTGGGCAACCGCTGGAAATTCAAGAAGACGATTCTCGACCAGTGGATGGAAGAGAAGAGCTCAGTCGGGGAAGCGAAGAGCACGACTAAGAAGAGGCCGCGGGCCGCACGGGCCGCCATCGGCCAATAG